One Manihot esculenta cultivar AM560-2 chromosome 6, M.esculenta_v8, whole genome shotgun sequence DNA segment encodes these proteins:
- the LOC110617140 gene encoding extensin-2, translated as MGTWPQQPGHSLPMIQALLFCLLAAAVVADKPYIYASPPPPYHPKHYYTSPPKHVQHPPYQYKSPPPPKHVEHPPYHYKSPPPPKYVQHPPYYYKSPPPPKYVRHPPYKYKSPPPPKHVEHPPYYYKSPPPPSPSPPPPYHYTSPPPLKKSPPPPYYYKSPPPPSPSPPPPYHYTSPPPPKKSPPPPYYYNSPPPPSPSPPPPYHYTSPPPPKKSPPPPYYYKSPPPPSPSPPPPPYHYTSPPPPKNSPPPPYYYTSPPPPSPSPPPPYHYTSPPPPKNSPPPPYYYKSPPPPSPSPPPPYHYTSPPPPKKSPPPPYYYKSPPPPSPSPPPPYHYTSPPPPKKSPPPPYHYTSPPPPKKSPPPPYYYMSPPPPSPSPPPPYHYTSPPPPKKSPPPPYYYKSPPPPSPSPPPPYHYTSPPPPKKSPPPPYYYKSPPPPSLSPPPPYHYTSPPPPKKSPPPPYYYKSPPPPSPSPPPSYHYNSPPPPSPSPPPPYHYTSPPPPKKSPPPPYYYKSPPPPSPSPPPPYHYTSPPPPKKSPSPSYYYKSPPPPSPSPPPPYHYTSPPPPKKSPPPPYYYKSPPPPSPSPPPPYYYTSPPPPKHY; from the coding sequence ATGGGAACCTGGCCACAACAGCCAGGACATTCTCTTCCAATGATTCAGGCTCTTCTTTTCTGCCTTTTAGCTGCCGCTGTTGTGGCCGATAAGCCTTATATTTATGCCTCTCCTCCGCCACCTTACCATCCTAAACATTACTATACATCACCCCCAAAACATGTGCAACATCCTCCTTACCAATACAAGTCTCCGCCTCCACCAAAACATGTAGAGCATCCGCCGTATCACTACAAGTCTCCACCTCCACCAAAATATGTCCAACACCCACCATATTACTACAAGTCACCACCTCCACCAAAGTATGTGAGGCATCCACCTTATAAATATAAGTCTCCACCCCCACCAAAGCATGTAGAACATCCACCATACTACTACAAGTCTCCACCTCCACCATCTCCTTCACCACCACCTCCTTACCACTATACTTCACCTCCTCCTCTAAAGAAATCTCCCCCTCCTCCATACTACTATAAGTCTCCGCCTCCACCATCACCATCACCGCCGCCTCCATACCACTATACTTCACCACCACCTCCTAAGAAGTCACCACCTCCTCCATACTACTATAACTCTCCACCTCCACCTTCTCCATCGCCGCCACCTCCATACCATTATACCTCACCACCACCTCCTAAAAAGTCACCACCTCCTCCATACTACTATAAGTCTCCACCTCCACCATCACCATCGCCGCCACCTCCTCCATACCACTATACTTCACCACCTCCTCCTAAGAATTCACCACCTCCTCCATACTACTATACGTCTCCACCTCCACCATCACCATCGCCGCCACCTCCATACCACTATACTTCACCACCTCCTCCTAAGAATTCACCACCTCCTCCATACTACTATAAGTCTCCACCTCCACCATCACCATCGCCGCCACCTCCATACCACTATACTTCACCACCTCCTCCTAAGAAGTCACCACCTCCTCCATACTACTATAAGTCTCCACCTCCACCTTCTCCATCGCCGCCACCTCCATATCACTATACCTCACCACCTCCTCCTAAGAAGTCACCACCTCCTCCATATCACTATACCTCACCACCTCCTCCTAAGAAGTCACCACCTCCTCCATACTACTATATGTCTCCACCTCCACCATCACCATCGCCGCCACCTCCATATCACTATACCTCACCACCTCCTCCTAAGAAGTCGCCACCTCCTCCATACTATTATAAGTCTCCACCTCCACCATCTCCATCACCACCACCTCCCTATCATTATacatcacctcctccaccaAAGAAATCTCCACCTCCTCCATACTACTACAAGTCTCCACCTCCACCATCTCTTTCGCCACCACCTCCTTATCACTATacatcacctcctccaccaAAGAAGTCTCCACCTCCTCCATACTACTACAAATCACCACCTCCACCTTCCCCATCACCTCCACCATCTTACCATTATAACTCTCCACCTCCACCATCTCCCTCACCACCACCTCCATATCACTACACATCACCTCCTCCTCCAAAAAAGTCTCCACCTCCTCCATACTACTATAAGTCTCCACCTCCACCATCTCCATCGCCGCCACCTCCATATCATTACacatcacctcctccaccaAAGAAGTCTCCATCTCCTTCATATTACTACAAGTCTCCACCACCACCTTCCCCCTCACCACCACCTCCATACCACTATACATCTCCTCCTCCCCCAAAGAAATCTCCACCTCCTCCATACTATTATAAATCACCACCACCGCCATCACCCTCACCTCCTCCTCCATATTACTACACCTCCCCACCACCTCCAAAACACTATTAA
- the LOC110617974 gene encoding extensin-2 encodes MAANSRVWQRLAYALALSFMLNMVTADYEPYSPSPPPPTPSPSPSAPYVYKFLPSPSPSSPPPYVYKSPPPPSSSPPPHYIYKSPSPPFPPSPYYHKSPPPPSPSTPPPYYYKSPPPPSPSPPPPYYYKSPPPPPPYYYKFPPPPYSSPPPAYYYKSPPPPSLSPPPPYYYKSPPPTSLFPPPLYYYKSPPPSSPSPPPPYYYKSPPPPSPSPPPPYYYKSSSAPPPIYQYNSPPPPVVY; translated from the coding sequence ATGGCTGCCAACTCCAGGGTTTGGCAACGCCTTGCCTATGCCTTGGCATTAAGCTTCATGCTCAATATGGTAACTGCAGATTACGAGCCttattctccttctcctccgCCTCCAACGccatctccttctccttctgcGCCTTATGTATATAAATTCCTACCTTCACCATCACCTTCATCACCTCCTCCATATGTCTACAAGTCACCTCCACCTCCATCATCATCACCTCCTCCTCATTATATCTACAAGTCCCCATCTCCACCGTTTCCTCCATCTCCATACTACCACAagtccccacctccaccatctcCATCAACTCCACCACCTTACTACTATAagtccccacctccaccatctcCTTCACCTCCACCACCTTACTACTACAAATCACCCCCTCCACCACCTCCATACTACTATAAGTtcccacctccaccatattcATCACCTCCACCCGCATACTACTACAAGTCTCCACCTCCACCATCACTATCTCCTCCACCTCCATACTATTATAAGTCTCCTCCACCAACTTCACTATTTCCACCGCCACTTTATTATTACAAGTCACCACCACCATCATCCCCATCCCCTCCGCCACCTTATTATTACAAGTCCCCTCCTCCACCATCACCTTCTCCTCCACCTCCTTATTACTATAAGTCTTCATCAGCACCTCCTCCTATATATCAGTACAACTCTCCTCCACCACCGGTTGTTTACTAA
- the LOC110616579 gene encoding E3 ubiquitin-protein ligase BIG BROTHER: protein MSWNPHMEAHYMNTSYPYNSAGSFMEYFEGLTYEHVNFIFDGASQIQESVYPSMNANLYKFSLSQSGSSLYYDHSHAYEIHAHGPQIDDYRRPLENSSTMTNVPTAAVSAEREGNENMGAQNDPEECLRRHQSAQDLQVIWQDNVDPDNMSYEELLELGDVVGTQSRGLSQESIALLPVSKYKCSFFLRRKSRSERCVICQMEYKRGDRRIMLPCKHAYHVGCGTRWLSINKACPICYVDVFGDSSKH from the exons ATGAGTTGGAATCCACATATGGAAGCTCATTACATGAACACTAGCTACCCTTATAATTCTGCCGGAAGCTTTATGGAATATTTTGAAGGCCTTACATATGAACATGTGAATTTCATTTTTGATGGGGCTTCCCAAATTCAG GAAAGTGTGTACCCATCCATGAATGCAAATCTCTACAAGTTCAGCTTGTCCCAATCTGGGAGTAGTTTATATTATGACCATAGTcatgcttatgagatccatgctCACGGGCCACAAATTGATGATTATAGAAGGCCTCTGGAGAATTCTTCAACTATGACTAATGTGCCAACTGCTGCTGTAAGTGCAGAACGGGAAGGAAATGAAAACATGGGTGCTCAAAATGATCCTGAGGAAT GTCTGCGGAGACATCAGAGTGCTCAAGATCTTCAG GTCATTTGGCAGGACAACGTTGATCCTGACAATATGAGTTATGAG GAATTACTGGAGTTAGGTGATGTAGTTGGAACTCAAAGTCGTGGTCTTTCCCAAGAAAGTATTGCTTTGCTTCCTGTCTCAAAATACAAGTGCAGCTTCTTCCTAAGAAGGAAATCAAGGAGTGAGAG GTGTGTGATTTGCCAAATGGAATATAAGCGCGGCGACAGGCGGATCATGCTGCCATGCAAACATGCCTATCACGTTGGTTGTGGGACTAGATGGCTTAGCATCAATAAG GCTTGCCCTATTTGTTACGTGGATGTGTTTGGCGATTCATCAAAACATTAG